The genomic segment GTACAAGGTACTCGTAAAGTTCCCGTACAGTATGCAAAAAGAATTATCGGTAATAAACAATATGGTGGTGCAAGACAGTATATCCCTTTAAAGGTTAATGCTGCAAACGTTATGCCAATCATCTTCGCACAGGCAATTATGTTTATTCCAATTTCAATTGTTGGTTTTGCAAGCAATCAGGAATCAAGTGGTTTCTTGGCTGCTTTTATGGATAATACAGGATTTTGGTACAACTTTGTATTTGCAGTGTTGATCATTCTCTTTACGTATTTCTATACGGCAATCACCATCAATCCAACGCAAATGGCTGATGATTTGAAGAGAAATAATGGGTTTATTCCAGGCGTTAAACCGGGTAAACATACTAAAGACTATCTTGATACCATTATGGACCGTATTACTTTACCTGGCGCATTTTTCCTTGCATTGGTAGCTATCATGCCTGCTTTTGCGAGATTGGCAGGTGTAAGTATGGAATTCTCCCAATTCTTTGGAGGAACATCTTTGTTGATTTTGGTTGGTGTTGTGTTAGATACACTACAGCAAGTTGAAAGTCATTTGTTGATGCGTCATTACGACGGATTATTAAAATCAGGAAGAATTAAAGGACGTTCAGGCTCAGTAGCCGCTTATTAGTAAATGATCTATTTAAAGACAGACGAAGAAATTGAGTTGATGCGTGTGGCCAATCAACTGGTAGGTAAGACACTTGGTGAATTAGCCAAGCATGTTGCCCCCGGGGTCACAACGCTGCAACTTGATAAGATAGCCGAGGAATTCATTAGGGATAATGGTGCAACTCCGGCATTTCTTGGATACGGAGGATTTCCAAATTCGATCTGCGCTTCGGTTAACGAACATGTTGTACATGGTATCCCTTCATCAAAAGTTATTTTGAGAGATGGAGATATTATTTCGATTGACTGCGGTACGCATATCAACGGATTTACAGGAGATTCGGCTTACACATTTTGTGTAGGAGAAGTATCCCCCGAGGTAAGACACTTGTTGAAAACAACGAAAGAATCCCTTTATAAAGGAATTGAAACGGCTGTTGATGGCAAACGTGTAGGTGATATTGCAAATGCTATTCAGACGTATTGTGAAACCCGTAATTATTCTGTTGTACGTGAATTGGTAGGACATGGATGCGGGAGGAACATGCACGAAGAACCGGAAGTTCCAAATTATGGACGTCGTGGTTGCGGACCACTTTTAAGAAGTGGAATGTGTATCTGCATAGAACCTATGATTAATCTTGGGAGTAAAAATGTTGTTTTTGAAAATGATGGATGGACCGTACGGACGAAAGACCGTAAACCATCGGCTCATTTCGAACATTGCATCGCAATTCGTCCTGACGGACCTGATATTTTGTCTTCGTTTAAATTTATTGAAGAAGTACTAGGAGATAACGCAATTTAATCTAATTGAATTTATATGGCTAAACAGTCAGCAATCGAACAGGATGGAGTTATTATTGAAGCATTGTCTAATGCAATGTTTCGAGTAGAATTGGAGAACGGACATGAAATTACTGCTCATATCTCAGGAAAGATGCGTATGCATTACATTAAAATTCTTCCCGGTGATAAAGTAAGAGTTGAAATGTCTCCGTATGATTTATCGAAAGGTAGAATTGCTTTTAGGTACAAATAAAAAAAACAAGATATGAAAGTAAGAGCATCTTTAAAGAAGCGCACCGCAGAATGCAAAATTGTAAGAAGAAAAGGTCGCTTGTATGTAATTAACAAGAAAAACCCGAAGTTTAAACAACGTCAGGGATAATTTATTAATTTTGCACAATAATTTTAGTAAGTAATATGGCTATAAGAATAGTTGGTGTAGACTTGCCACAAAATAAAAGAGGCGAAATTGCTTTGACTTATATTTACGGAATAGGTCGTAGTCGTTCAAACTATATTTTAGATAAAGCAGGCATTAATCGTGATATCAAGGTAAAAGATTGGACAGACGAACAGGCTGCCCAGATCCGTGAAATAATTGGAGCTGAATGTAAGGTAGAAGGGGATCTACGTTCTGAAGTTCAGTTAAATATCAAACGACTGATGGATATCGGTTGTTATAGAGGTGTACGTCACCGTATTGGTTTGCCATTACGTGGCCAGAGCACAAAAAACAATGCTCGTACACGTAAGGGTAAAAAGAAAACTGTTGCAAACAAGAAAAAAGCTACTAAATAATAAGAGTTAATATGGCAAAAAAAACAGTCGCAGCAAAGAAGAGAAACGTAAAAGTGGATGCTTTTGGACAAGCACATATTCATTCTTCTTTCAACAACATCATTGTATCGCTTGCAAACAGCGATGGCCAAGTAATTAGCTGGTCTTCTGCCGGTAAAATGGGTTTCAGAAGTTCAAAGAAAAACACTCCTTATGCTGCTCAGATGGCTGCACAGGATTGTGCTAAGGTAGCTTTCGATCTTGGATTAAGAAAGGTAAAAGTATTTGTTAAGGGACCGGGTAACGGACGTGAGTCTGCTATCAGAACTATACACGGTGCAGGTATTGAAGTGACAGAAATTGTTGATGTTACTCCATTGCCACACAACGGATGTCGTCCTCCTAAAAAGAGAAGAGTTTAATTAACAATAGTTTCCTGCACATGGATCCGGAATTGTGATAAGATTGCACATTATCCCTCTCTGCAGTCGCGGCTGCACGATTCCAGATTCATACAGAACATTTAAAACAATAGAAAAATGGCAAGATATACTGGTCCAAAATCAAGAATTGCCCGTAAATTCGGTGAGGCTATTTTCGGAGCTGACAAGGTTCTTTCAAAAAAGAACTATCCTCCGGGACAACATGGTAACTCCAGACGTAAAAAGACTTCTGAATACGGAATTCAGCTTCGTGAGAAGCAAAAAGCAAAATATACCTACGGTGTATTAGAGAAACAATTTAGAATCATGTTCGAAAAGGCTTCACGTAGTAAAGGTATTACCGGTGAAGTTCTGTTACAGTTGTTGGAAGTACGTTTAGATAACCTGGTATTCCGTCTTGGTTTGGCGCCTACGAGAGATGCTGCTCGTCAGTTGGTTTCTCACCGTCACATCGTTGTGGATGGCAAGGTTGTTAACATTCCTTCTTATTCTGTAAAACCTGGTCAGGTAATTGGTGTAAGAGAAAAAGCTAAATCTTTGGAGGTAATTACCGATGCATTGGCTGGTTTCAATCACAGCAAATATCCTTGGATAGAATGGGATCAGACTACTTTAAGCGGAAAATTACTGCATACGCCTGAAAGAGCTGATATACCAGAAAACATTACTGAGCAGTTGATCGTAGAATTGTATTCTAAATAATAATTGATTCCATGGCGATATTAGCATTTCAAAAACCCGATAAAGTATTAATGTTGGAAGCGGACAACTTCTTCGGAAAGTTTGAATTTCGTCCGTTGGAACCCGGCTATGGTATTACTGTAGGTAATGCCTTGCGCCGTATTCTTTTGTCGTCACTTGAAGGTTTTGCTATTACATCAATAAAAATAGAAGGAGTAGAACATGAATTTGGTACTGTTCCCGGTGTTTTGGAAGATGTAACAAACATCATTTTGAATCTTAAACAAGTAAGATTCAAACATATTGTAGACGACGTAGAGAATGAAAAAGTAAGTATTACTGTTTCGGGTTCTGAAGAGTTCAAAGCCGGAGATATAGGTAAGCAACTTAATGGATTCGAGGTGTTGAACCCCGAATTGGTTATTTGCCATCTAGATTCGAGCGCAAGTTTACAAATTGAATTAACCATCAATAAAGGTCGCGGTTATGTA from the Macellibacteroides fermentans genome contains:
- the infA gene encoding translation initiation factor IF-1; its protein translation is MAKQSAIEQDGVIIEALSNAMFRVELENGHEITAHISGKMRMHYIKILPGDKVRVEMSPYDLSKGRIAFRYK
- the rpsM gene encoding 30S ribosomal protein S13; translated protein: MAIRIVGVDLPQNKRGEIALTYIYGIGRSRSNYILDKAGINRDIKVKDWTDEQAAQIREIIGAECKVEGDLRSEVQLNIKRLMDIGCYRGVRHRIGLPLRGQSTKNNARTRKGKKKTVANKKKATK
- the map gene encoding type I methionyl aminopeptidase, with translation MIYLKTDEEIELMRVANQLVGKTLGELAKHVAPGVTTLQLDKIAEEFIRDNGATPAFLGYGGFPNSICASVNEHVVHGIPSSKVILRDGDIISIDCGTHINGFTGDSAYTFCVGEVSPEVRHLLKTTKESLYKGIETAVDGKRVGDIANAIQTYCETRNYSVVRELVGHGCGRNMHEEPEVPNYGRRGCGPLLRSGMCICIEPMINLGSKNVVFENDGWTVRTKDRKPSAHFEHCIAIRPDGPDILSSFKFIEEVLGDNAI
- the rpsK gene encoding 30S ribosomal protein S11, translating into MAKKTVAAKKRNVKVDAFGQAHIHSSFNNIIVSLANSDGQVISWSSAGKMGFRSSKKNTPYAAQMAAQDCAKVAFDLGLRKVKVFVKGPGNGRESAIRTIHGAGIEVTEIVDVTPLPHNGCRPPKKRRV
- the rpsD gene encoding 30S ribosomal protein S4 gives rise to the protein MARYTGPKSRIARKFGEAIFGADKVLSKKNYPPGQHGNSRRKKTSEYGIQLREKQKAKYTYGVLEKQFRIMFEKASRSKGITGEVLLQLLEVRLDNLVFRLGLAPTRDAARQLVSHRHIVVDGKVVNIPSYSVKPGQVIGVREKAKSLEVITDALAGFNHSKYPWIEWDQTTLSGKLLHTPERADIPENITEQLIVELYSK
- the ykgO gene encoding type B 50S ribosomal protein L36, with the protein product MKVRASLKKRTAECKIVRRKGRLYVINKKNPKFKQRQG